A genomic segment from Leptospira ryugenii encodes:
- a CDS encoding adenylate/guanylate cyclase domain-containing protein, giving the protein MSIKSLCSENLDQLNQQILDLKSVGFEPTLGICFVNDRMIEPKISELFKKHNIQVMGACCSEGIETDRVYKKNIVTLLIEIPKEFFKIHIIDPNLDEIDIDSFIYGNELRKLAQVTFDEPALLLLVAPGDLQIKTEKLLEGIFSEDNSIPVFGGLASSLGVLRNPPIFDQNNLYALGIACLIIDQTFLNVQGITIGGWTELGTEKKITKSSANVVYEIDGIPATEYYYSYFNIAPPKEKQAFNNLNPDLLAASEYPILITKADGSRVVRAAIKFDMEEKTVHYGGDIPQYANIRFCSPNLTDTMMNTLNQMIEFKEARISDCPDGILLFNCAVRSRAFGPNLNKEIAILQKIWNSPLVGFNSWGEIGNTQGEGCNFHNTVISAVTLTFKQKSNQTKMSHHLSQEELISLVNAEADLQPDFDLRKEWEQLQREKRILSHFLRITASDLEKEKKAREELLFNTLPESIAKRLISGEVTIADSANQVSVLFADLVGFTSLSSKLKAETLVSLLNDLFSEFDTLANRYGIEKIKTIGDAYMAVAGVPETLSDHADAVCEMAKQMFQVISNINAIYQYDLNLRVGVNSGPVIAGVIGKKKHSYDLWGKTVNMAQRMEAHAPNGSIQISTSTYDLLKHKDGWKRVASVDLKGIGKTSTYIYSVFPTKT; this is encoded by the coding sequence ATGTCCATCAAAAGTTTGTGTTCCGAAAATCTCGACCAACTCAACCAACAGATCTTGGATTTAAAAAGTGTAGGTTTCGAACCTACACTTGGTATCTGTTTTGTGAACGATCGAATGATAGAACCAAAGATCAGTGAACTATTTAAAAAACACAATATCCAGGTAATGGGAGCCTGTTGCTCAGAAGGGATAGAAACAGATAGAGTCTACAAAAAAAATATAGTTACTTTACTCATCGAGATTCCAAAAGAGTTTTTTAAGATACACATCATAGATCCCAATTTGGATGAGATTGATATTGATTCTTTTATATATGGCAATGAACTTCGTAAGCTAGCACAGGTTACTTTTGATGAGCCAGCACTTCTTCTCTTGGTTGCTCCTGGTGACCTGCAAATTAAAACCGAAAAGCTCTTGGAAGGTATTTTTTCAGAAGACAATTCCATCCCAGTATTCGGCGGTTTAGCAAGTTCTCTAGGTGTACTCAGAAATCCACCCATCTTTGACCAAAACAATTTGTACGCCTTAGGAATCGCATGCCTCATCATAGACCAAACTTTTTTAAATGTACAGGGTATAACGATTGGCGGATGGACGGAATTAGGAACCGAAAAAAAAATAACAAAGTCATCAGCAAATGTTGTTTATGAAATCGATGGGATACCTGCTACAGAATATTATTATTCCTATTTCAACATTGCACCTCCTAAAGAAAAGCAAGCATTCAATAATTTGAATCCAGATCTACTTGCAGCTAGTGAATATCCCATTTTGATAACAAAAGCGGATGGGAGTAGAGTGGTGCGTGCTGCAATCAAATTTGATATGGAGGAAAAGACAGTTCATTATGGAGGAGATATTCCTCAATATGCAAATATTCGATTTTGCTCACCTAATTTAACAGATACGATGATGAATACTTTGAATCAAATGATTGAATTCAAAGAGGCAAGAATTTCTGATTGCCCTGATGGGATTTTACTCTTTAATTGTGCAGTTCGTTCTCGAGCTTTTGGTCCAAACTTAAATAAAGAGATTGCTATTTTGCAAAAAATTTGGAACTCGCCATTGGTCGGATTTAACTCCTGGGGTGAAATTGGAAATACGCAAGGTGAAGGTTGTAATTTTCACAATACGGTCATTTCTGCAGTAACATTGACATTTAAACAGAAATCGAACCAGACAAAAATGAGCCATCATCTCTCTCAGGAAGAACTCATTTCTCTCGTCAATGCCGAAGCAGATTTACAGCCTGATTTTGATTTACGAAAAGAATGGGAGCAACTCCAAAGAGAAAAGCGGATCTTATCTCATTTTTTGCGCATTACTGCTTCTGATCTAGAAAAGGAAAAAAAAGCAAGGGAAGAGTTGTTATTTAATACGTTGCCTGAATCAATCGCAAAACGCTTGATCTCTGGTGAAGTTACTATTGCTGATTCGGCCAATCAGGTAAGCGTACTCTTTGCAGACTTGGTTGGATTTACGTCACTTTCTTCAAAACTGAAAGCTGAGACATTAGTTTCTCTTCTCAATGATCTATTTTCCGAATTTGATACTCTAGCAAACCGATATGGCATCGAGAAAATAAAAACAATTGGAGATGCATACATGGCAGTTGCTGGCGTACCTGAAACTTTATCTGATCATGCAGATGCGGTTTGCGAAATGGCAAAACAAATGTTTCAGGTTATCTCAAACATCAATGCGATCTATCAATATGATTTGAATTTAAGGGTCGGGGTCAATTCAGGACCAGTGATAGCGGGTGTGATTGGAAAGAAAAAACATAGTTATGACCTCTGGGGGAAAACAGTAAACATGGCCCAAAGGATGGAAGCTCACGCACCCAACGGTTCTATCCAAATTTCCACAAGCACCTATGATCTTCTCAAACACAAAGATGGTTGGAAAAGAGTTGCATCTGTTGATTTAAAAGGAATCGGGAAAACATCTACCTATATCTATTCCGTTTTCCCGACCAAAACATAA